A genomic window from Nicotiana sylvestris chromosome 11, ASM39365v2, whole genome shotgun sequence includes:
- the LOC138881211 gene encoding uncharacterized protein: MALYEGLYGTRCRSPVGWFELGEARLLAKDLVQDTLDKMKVIQEQLRKTQLRQKSYADRKVLDVSYMVGEKVLLRVSPTKGVMRFWKKGKLSPWFIGPFEYIGNPSHVLDFSTVQLDGDLTYDAEPVAILERHVRKMRSKDIASVKVQWRGRPMEEAIWETEGEMRRRYPHLFEVSGLLVRFQNSLGEV, encoded by the exons atggctctatATGAGGGTTTATATGGGacacggtgtagatctccagttggttggtttgagctgggtgaggctaggcttttggctAAAGACTTAGTGCAAGATACTTTGGACAagatgaaggtgattcaggagcagCTTCGTAAAACGCAAttaagacaaaagagttatgctgataggaaggtccttgatgtgtcttacatggttggggagaaggttctactaagGGTTTCACCcacgaagggtgttatgagattttggaagaagggtaaattgagtccttggttcattgggcctttcgaG tatattggcaatccgtctcatgtcttggatttcagcacggttcaattagatggtgatttgacttatgatgcgGAGCctgtggctattttggagcggcatgTCCGAAAgatgagatcaaaggatatagcttcagtgaaagtgcagtggagaggccgGCCTATGGAGGAGGCTATCTGGGAGACCGAGGGGGAGATGCGGAGAaggtatcctcacctatttgaggtttcag gtTTGTTGGTTCGGTTTCAGAATAGTTTGGGAGaggtatga